Proteins from a single region of Oenanthe melanoleuca isolate GR-GAL-2019-014 chromosome 12, OMel1.0, whole genome shotgun sequence:
- the MDFIC2 gene encoding LOW QUALITY PROTEIN: myoD family inhibitor domain-containing protein 2 (The sequence of the model RefSeq protein was modified relative to this genomic sequence to represent the inferred CDS: inserted 1 base in 1 codon), giving the protein MTVTKWLRVINVIWHSYLTLIPLQFCFLXLHQDRRTSSLPLLALPGVTPSSDDHPDNQLTNEKHTDEKPMKGIVMSSVAEFSITDASSKGTKNEKKLSDASRSSIASLEKCREFTYIEDDASVHQRDSDDECATLILACLFCQFWDFLIMLPDTCEHWLTDTCCPSNRYYQTSDEDHGNNDCNCDCDIDCSLFESCHETGECLELAMEISEVCYR; this is encoded by the exons ATGACTGTCACTAAGTGGCTGAGAGTGATAAATGTGATTTGGCACAGCTATTTGACACTTATCCCTcttcaattttgttttc ctctccacCAAGACCGCCgcaccagctccctgcctctgctggccCTCCCTGGGGTGACCCCGAGCAGTGACGACCACCCAG ATAACCAGCttacaaatgaaaaacacacaGATGAAAAGCCCATGAAAGGTATTGTTATGAGTTCTGTCGCAGAATTCAGCATCACAGACGCTTCATCAAAGGGCAccaaaaatgagaagaaattgTCAGATGCAAGCAGATCGTCCATTGCTTCCctggagaaatgcagagaaTTCACTTACATTGAAGATGATGCATCAGTACATCAGAGAGACAGTGACG aTGAATGTGCAACACTTATCCTGGCCTGCTTGTTCTGCCAATTTTGGGACTTTCTTATAATGCTGCCTGATACCTGTGAACATTGGCTGACAGATACCTGTTGTCCATCCAATAGATATTACCAGACCTCCGATGAAGACCACGGCAACAACGACTGCAACTGTGACTGTGACATTGATTGCAGCCTCTTTGAGTCCTGCCACGAGACTGGGGAGTGCCTGGAGCTCGCCATGGAGATTTCAGAAGTCTGCTATCGCTAA